One part of the Paracoccus sp. MBLB3053 genome encodes these proteins:
- the phaC gene encoding class I poly(R)-hydroxyalkanoic acid synthase: MVSETGKQPDIAPAEAGNAPEHSTAAFIEAAVGPGSRLPEQLVANIERIETLTQRLINALAMREPKNPGVEAPGPDLFTTAASGWLKLLSEQPEKVLSQQVHYWGETLRHFAEAQAALARGTFRAPPDDRPRDRRFSNPLWESHPYFNFIKRQYQINAEAMSKAAQDLGVHDMTDRRRIEWFTRQMIDMMAPTNFLATNPDALEKAVETEGESLVRGLENLVRDVERHGGEMIVSLADREAFQVGEDIGTTAGTVVARTPLFELIQYKPTTQQVHETPLVIFPPWINKFYILDLKPQNSLIKWIVDQGYTLFVVAWKNPDTSYGDTGMEDYVSAYLDAMDRVLDLSDQPRLNVIGYCIAGTTLALTLSLLKQRGDERVKSATFFTTLTDFSDQGEFTAFLQEDFVSGIEAEASRTGVLSSQLMTRTFSFLRANDLVWAPAIRSYMLGEAPPAFDLLFWNGDGTNLPGRMAIEYLRGLCQKNAFVGEGFKVFDQILNVRDVTVPLCAIACEADHIAPAKDSWRGVSMMGSQDKTFILSQSGHIAGIINPPGKMKYGHYTSAAGFQKGFDAWRDAADFHEGSWWPTWEKWLSRHSGRMIATRDPGAGLGPAPGTYVHETS; encoded by the coding sequence ATGGTTTCCGAGACCGGAAAGCAGCCCGACATCGCACCGGCGGAAGCCGGAAACGCTCCCGAACACTCAACTGCCGCTTTTATCGAGGCGGCGGTGGGGCCTGGCAGTCGCCTTCCTGAACAGCTCGTCGCCAATATCGAACGCATCGAGACCCTGACCCAGAGGCTGATCAATGCGCTGGCCATGCGCGAGCCGAAAAATCCGGGCGTCGAGGCACCGGGTCCCGATCTGTTCACCACCGCAGCAAGCGGATGGCTGAAGCTGCTCTCGGAGCAGCCCGAAAAAGTGTTGAGCCAGCAGGTCCATTACTGGGGGGAAACCCTTCGTCATTTCGCCGAAGCACAGGCAGCTCTTGCGCGGGGCACCTTCCGCGCGCCGCCGGATGACCGACCGAGAGATCGGCGCTTTTCCAATCCGCTCTGGGAAAGTCACCCGTATTTCAATTTCATCAAGCGCCAGTACCAGATCAATGCGGAAGCGATGTCCAAGGCGGCTCAGGACCTTGGTGTCCACGATATGACCGACCGAAGGCGGATCGAGTGGTTCACGCGCCAGATGATCGACATGATGGCGCCGACGAACTTTCTCGCGACCAATCCCGACGCATTGGAGAAAGCGGTCGAAACCGAGGGTGAAAGCCTTGTCCGGGGTCTCGAGAACCTCGTTCGTGACGTCGAACGGCATGGTGGCGAGATGATCGTCTCGCTCGCCGATCGCGAGGCGTTTCAGGTGGGCGAGGATATCGGCACCACCGCGGGCACCGTGGTTGCCCGCACGCCGCTGTTCGAACTTATCCAGTACAAACCAACGACCCAGCAGGTGCATGAAACTCCGCTGGTCATCTTTCCTCCGTGGATCAACAAGTTCTACATCCTCGACCTCAAGCCTCAGAACAGCCTCATCAAGTGGATCGTCGATCAGGGCTATACGTTGTTCGTCGTAGCCTGGAAAAACCCCGACACGAGCTATGGCGATACGGGGATGGAAGATTACGTCTCGGCCTATCTGGATGCGATGGACCGGGTTCTTGATCTTTCGGACCAGCCCAGGTTGAACGTCATCGGCTATTGCATTGCGGGAACGACGCTGGCGCTGACGCTGTCCTTGTTGAAGCAGCGGGGAGACGAGCGGGTCAAATCGGCGACGTTCTTCACGACCCTGACAGATTTTTCCGATCAGGGTGAGTTCACCGCCTTTCTCCAGGAGGATTTCGTTTCGGGGATCGAGGCCGAGGCCTCGCGCACCGGGGTGCTCAGTTCGCAGTTGATGACAAGGACCTTCAGCTTCCTTCGTGCGAATGACCTTGTCTGGGCCCCGGCGATCCGCAGCTATATGTTGGGCGAGGCGCCGCCGGCCTTCGATCTGCTGTTCTGGAACGGAGACGGCACGAACCTTCCGGGTCGGATGGCAATCGAATACCTTCGTGGGCTCTGCCAGAAGAACGCATTCGTCGGTGAAGGATTCAAGGTCTTCGATCAGATCCTGAACGTACGCGATGTGACCGTTCCGCTCTGTGCCATCGCCTGTGAGGCTGACCACATCGCGCCCGCCAAGGACAGTTGGCGCGGCGTTTCGATGATGGGGTCGCAGGACAAGACTTTCATCCTTTCCCAGTCGGGCCATATCGCCGGGATCATCAACCCCCCCGGAAAGATGAAATATGGTCATTACACGTCCGCCGCAGGGTTCCAGAAGGGCTTCGATGCATGGCGCGATGCGGCAGATTTCCATGAGGGGAGCTGGTGGCCCACATGGGAGAAGTGGCTGTCCAGACATTCCGGGCGCATGATCGCCACGCGTGATCCCGGGGCCGGCCTTGGACCCGCGCCGGGGACCTATGTCCATGAAACGTCTTGA
- a CDS encoding phasin family protein — protein sequence MAKTPDFTKTMQEMMAKFPVDTSSFQDAFKSQTALGEKMAKVALAAAERSTEISAQWAKDTISRMGELASSKDDPAEYAKAMSDFATAATEMAAEHMAAFAEVAKKVQMDTVDLMLTAGKDIAAETQKVAETATRETQAAVKKATAAATAKS from the coding sequence ATGGCCAAGACCCCTGACTTCACCAAGACCATGCAAGAGATGATGGCGAAATTCCCGGTCGACACCTCGTCCTTCCAGGACGCGTTCAAGTCACAGACCGCGCTGGGCGAGAAGATGGCCAAAGTGGCTCTGGCTGCGGCCGAGCGCTCGACCGAAATTTCCGCGCAATGGGCCAAGGACACCATCTCGCGCATGGGCGAACTTGCCAGCTCCAAGGACGACCCGGCTGAATATGCCAAGGCCATGAGCGATTTTGCGACCGCCGCGACCGAAATGGCGGCTGAGCACATGGCCGCCTTTGCCGAAGTGGCCAAGAAGGTCCAGATGGACACGGTCGACCTGATGCTGACGGCTGGCAAGGACATCGCGGCCGAGACGCAGAAAGTTGCCGAAACCGCGACGCGCGAGACGCAGGCGGCGGTCAAGAAAGCCACTGCAGCTGCGACCGCCAAGTCCTGA
- the phaR gene encoding polyhydroxyalkanoate synthesis repressor PhaR, with amino-acid sequence MAEVDSTSPLLIKRYASRRLYNTETSDYVTLEDIAQLIRNGRQLKIVDLKTGDDLTRQYLLQIIAEHEGRGENVLPIDVLTDLVRSYTTQAQSVVPQFLAASFEMLREGQSKIMENMSTFPNPMSSMPGFDTLQRQQQLFLKALTAGWSTTGPGEPDDDETSDPDKPAAARKSSGSEDMEEIRRQLAELQKRISKL; translated from the coding sequence ATGGCCGAGGTTGACAGCACGTCGCCACTATTGATCAAGCGTTACGCAAGTCGGCGGCTCTACAATACGGAAACCAGCGACTATGTGACGCTGGAGGATATCGCGCAGCTCATCCGCAACGGCCGTCAGCTCAAGATTGTCGACCTGAAGACCGGAGATGATCTGACGCGGCAATATCTGTTGCAGATCATCGCCGAACATGAGGGGCGGGGTGAAAATGTCCTGCCGATCGACGTTCTGACCGATCTGGTCCGCAGCTACACGACACAGGCCCAATCGGTCGTGCCGCAGTTCCTGGCCGCCAGTTTCGAGATGCTTCGCGAAGGTCAGTCGAAGATCATGGAGAACATGTCGACATTCCCCAATCCGATGTCGTCCATGCCGGGTTTCGATACATTGCAACGCCAACAGCAGCTATTTCTCAAGGCGCTGACGGCGGGTTGGTCGACGACCGGTCCCGGCGAGCCCGACGATGATGAGACGAGCGATCCAGACAAACCTGCCGCAGCCCGCAAGTCGTCGGGAAGCGAGGATATGGAAGAGATCAGACGCCAATTGGCTGAATTGCAGAAGCGAATTTCCAAGCTGTAA
- a CDS encoding type II toxin-antitoxin system Phd/YefM family antitoxin, which translates to MKAMSARDAKHQFGLLIDTARAEPVVIEKHGRPVVVVVAVEEFERLTTLSDAATVKQRES; encoded by the coding sequence ATGAAGGCCATGTCCGCACGGGACGCGAAGCATCAGTTCGGCCTGCTCATCGACACCGCACGAGCCGAACCGGTGGTGATCGAGAAACACGGCCGCCCGGTTGTGGTGGTCGTGGCCGTGGAAGAGTTCGAACGGCTGACGACGCTGAGTGACGCAGCGACTGTCAAGCAGCGGGAAAGTTGA
- a CDS encoding DNA cytosine methyltransferase, translating to MGSWATPPGSGAGEYDEVKQARKFVDLFSGCGGLSLGLSLAGMRGLFAIERDEMAFETFSTNFIGDDSPEAYRFMWPSWLDQRAWGIDEVLGEHKEQLEQLSGEVEVLAGGPPCQGFSFAGRRIEDDPRNLLFNKYVEAVEALHPNVLVLENVPGMQVAHKSGAVVDLQSGRSPRKQSFYEKLAASLDTAGYVVKAELVDASRFGVPQKRSRLIAIGIRKDLSPFLAGGIDRVFALLEEARCQQLREFGIGEVISAADAISDLEIGDRPMVSCTDAQSPRGFFEATPRSAMTTYQELMRQGASGTPNSMRLARHRDEVRQRFARILLECRKGVRMNDEARLGYDRPGQGPQERWRGNGRALPEADWPCN from the coding sequence ATGGGCAGCTGGGCGACCCCCCCCGGCAGCGGGGCAGGCGAGTATGATGAGGTCAAGCAGGCGCGAAAATTTGTGGATCTGTTTTCTGGCTGTGGAGGGCTTTCCCTCGGGCTTTCCCTGGCGGGGATGCGTGGCCTCTTTGCAATTGAGCGCGACGAGATGGCATTTGAGACGTTCTCGACCAATTTCATTGGAGATGACTCGCCAGAAGCTTACCGCTTCATGTGGCCGTCATGGTTGGACCAACGGGCGTGGGGTATTGACGAGGTCCTCGGAGAGCATAAGGAACAACTCGAGCAACTGAGCGGTGAGGTCGAGGTTCTAGCCGGTGGTCCCCCCTGTCAGGGATTCAGCTTCGCTGGACGGAGAATAGAGGACGATCCCCGGAACCTACTCTTCAACAAGTATGTTGAAGCTGTTGAAGCCCTGCACCCGAACGTGCTGGTCCTTGAAAACGTGCCAGGCATGCAGGTGGCCCACAAGAGTGGAGCAGTGGTTGACCTGCAATCGGGGCGCTCGCCGCGAAAGCAATCCTTTTACGAGAAGTTGGCTGCTAGTCTCGATACTGCCGGCTATGTGGTGAAAGCCGAACTCGTGGACGCGTCCCGCTTCGGAGTGCCGCAGAAGCGTTCCAGGCTTATCGCCATCGGCATACGAAAAGATCTTTCGCCATTTCTTGCTGGTGGCATTGATCGCGTCTTTGCTTTGCTAGAAGAAGCAAGGTGTCAGCAGCTGCGGGAGTTCGGGATAGGCGAGGTCATCTCTGCCGCAGATGCGATCTCCGACTTGGAGATTGGAGATCGCCCAATGGTTTCCTGCACAGATGCCCAATCGCCGCGTGGTTTTTTTGAGGCTACTCCCCGCTCAGCTATGACGACCTACCAAGAGCTCATGCGTCAGGGCGCCTCGGGCACTCCTAACAGCATGCGGCTAGCGCGCCATCGAGATGAAGTTCGCCAAAGGTTTGCCCGGATACTCCTGGAATGCCGCAAGGGCGTCCGGATGAACGATGAGGCGCGCCTCGGATATGATCGACCCGGGCAAGGGCCGCAAGAGCGATGGCGCGGCAACGGTCGAGCGCTACCTGAAGCAGATTGGCCCTGTAACTGA